A genomic window from Gemmatimonadaceae bacterium includes:
- a CDS encoding sigma-70 family RNA polymerase sigma factor: MTSIALPWGAAPSRRTVTERPADEKGLVLAAQRGEQAAFSELVHRHQRRAYAVARAIVINHEDAEDAVQEAFLHAYRAIDRFLPDQAFGAWLHRIVANAALDVTRRRKVRDADELPETVASPFRDPAEKGELRQRLLSALETLPERQRAVILLHDVEGYKHAEIGKMLDIPEGTARSDLHYARSQLRQVLGALRQV, from the coding sequence ATGACCAGCATCGCCCTCCCCTGGGGAGCGGCGCCGAGCCGCCGGACCGTGACTGAACGGCCGGCGGACGAGAAGGGCCTTGTGCTCGCCGCCCAGCGCGGCGAGCAGGCGGCGTTCTCGGAACTCGTGCATCGCCACCAGCGCCGGGCGTATGCCGTCGCCCGCGCCATCGTGATCAACCACGAGGACGCGGAGGATGCGGTGCAGGAGGCCTTCCTGCACGCCTACCGGGCGATCGATCGCTTTCTCCCGGACCAGGCCTTCGGGGCGTGGCTGCACCGCATCGTCGCCAACGCGGCACTCGATGTCACGCGGCGGCGCAAGGTCCGTGATGCTGATGAACTGCCCGAGACGGTCGCGTCGCCGTTCCGGGATCCCGCCGAGAAGGGGGAACTCCGCCAGCGCCTGCTCTCGGCGCTGGAGACGCTTCCCGAACGGCAGCGGGCCGTCATCCTGCTGCACGACGTGGAAGGCTACAAGCACGCGGAGATCGGCAAGATGCTCGACATCCCGGAAGGGACGGCGCGCTCCGACCTCCATTACGCACGATCCCAACTGCGCCAAGTCCTTGGCGCCCTGAGGCAAGTATGA